The region tttcctccaATCAGCTTTTCAGTTTGGGATATCAGTGAGTGGAGGGGAAGGGTTAACTAACATCTGAATGATGTtaattcagattatttttttgacTAGTGGTAGACACTGTACTGAGAGTCAGAATTAGTTAAGATAACCAGAACAAATACTTAAAAGTAAGAAATTTAATTATCTTTTACCTTTTCAATTTTCAATATATGCCTTTTTCAATTTATTTCATGACCTTGGCATGAAGAAGACAATTTCACAGGGATGTTTGTCACTTTCTAGTTATAAGTGAAGGTATTTGAGTGTGCCTTAAAAAAACCAGAACCTATTTTTGTTGCAGTAAGCAATTTAGCACTCGTGAAACCAGACAAAGCTAAAGCAGTGGAGAATTATCTTATACAGATGGCAAGATTTGGACAGCTAGGTGGAAAGGTGAGTTGTGTTCTTCAAATTCTTACTTGCATGTATTAATTCAAACTTAATTTACCCTTTTCAAAAAAGatggggagatttttttttaatatctgtaAGTAACCCaaagaggcagctcagagcttcTAAATAACATTAGGTAATTCCATCAAACACTTctaagaggaaggaaaatgtgaTTCAGTTGTTTGATGCTAAGCATCTCTCAGAATGTGTTTACATTGCTGTTCTTTTGCTTTCCTAGGTATCAGAACAAGGTTTGATAGAAATACTTGAAAAAGTGAGtcagcaaacagaaaagaaaacaacagtgaAGGTAAACTTTATTTCCTGAATGTGATCATAATTTGCTATGTAACAGAGCAGAAGATTTGCATGTATTGGATCATTTCAGTTCAGGATACAACAGTGACAAAAGCTGGGATTAAATCATAGCAGTCCTTATCAATAGTAAAATTGGCAGGTATTGGCAGTGGGACATCAATATTCTGGTCACAGAGTGCCCTGTCTGTCCGTCCCCTTATGCCAGGCAGGGCCCTGTCAGAGTGAATGCTCTGCTCCATGGGATGTATTCGTTGTCCCGTGCCAGGGCTTGAAAAGGCTCACTCAGTGTTGGATTTACTGTAACCCTATTCTCAACTCATGTTTCATTGTAGTTCAACAGAAGGAAAGTATTGGATTCTGATGAAGAGGATGATTACTAATATATAGAAGTGTCTGCCAAACAAAAGGCCTGGAAAAAGGCAACATGCTGTTATCAGAATGCAAGACCTGAAAATGTTTACGCTTCTttactttttgattttttttttttttttgcgtgTGTGTTTTAGTttctggttgtgtttttttcttttttgtttgtggggtgtttttttgtgggtttttttaatatataaaaagGGTACCCCATGACTTTGTGCTGTAAAATAAATAGAGGAAGGGGAGTTTatagcttaattttttttttttattttaagaggcCTGAGAAGTGTGGGGGTCTCCACTGCTTCATTAGCATGAGGATTTTGTTGCCCCTTAACTCTAAGCAACAATTACTTTGCAACTGTTGGAGATCTTGTAACATGAGGCAGGGCTAAACCTTAAGTTGGGAACAGCTGCCCTCTCTAGGATTAAAGGACTTCCCTCGAGGCTCTAATCACAGGTGTTGCAAATAAGATTTCCTGAGCCCCTGCAGGAAGCCTATCCAGCATCTGTGGCTCTCAAGTCCTTACTGGAAATTTATGAAGTGAATGTTTGGATCAGGGGACTCCCTTTCAGAGCCTGTGTAAAGACATTGTAACCAACATAAAATCGAACCCTTCCCCTACAGAGTAACAAAGCCATCTGGGAAAGAAGGTGGTCAACGGTGACAGCACTGGGCAGACGCTTGCTATTGCATAGTATGGCTACCTCCATTTTTATCAAATGGCTGGAGTGTTTCttaccttgaaaaaaaaaaaaaagaccatttCCCCTAAACTTTCTGAAGCTCCTGCCTGCATAAAGTAAAACTGAACTCATGCTACATGTTTATTCAAAACTACGGTTATGGAAATAGGGATAAATGCTGTAACGTGCTCTACCACCACACAGCCCTTTTCTGACGTAATTTAACAGGAAGATGTATGATCTCAACTGCAGTGTTTTTTGGAACAGAATAAAATTGCTTGAACTGAGCACTAGTGGGTGTTTTTCATCTTGTGTGAATGTGGTTAAACTATTTCAGCagttgggggtttgggtttgtttggcttAGACTGggcattttgctttctctgtttgTGGCTAGGATCCTGTAGTAATATCAAGGGTGTATTCTGAAATTCTTTAAGTTAACGACCCTTTAAGAGTGTGAAGAGTTTCAAGGCAAGGTGCAGTGATAGATGATGTAAAGAGTGTTTTTTGTTAGTGCCACAGATACATCCTAAGCATTCACAGTTCATGTTCCCATTCCTAAGTTTAGCAAATTCTACTTACAACAATGTAAGCTTTTGCTGATCTTCTGAAATAGCCATTCCAGAGTCTGGCTTGGCAAAAATGTGAAGTAATGCTCTGGACTTATTTTAATTCAATATACACAAAGACACAAGGTGAAGTCTTCAGCTACCTCTGAAACCAAAAGATGTGTGTTGAAGACTCAATGCTTTGAAGACAATCACTCAAAGAAAACTGCACTTTCAGGAgttattttactatttttttctttccattttactatttttttctttccatcattTGGCACAAATCAAAGGCACATTAGAAAAATCACATGAACTTGTAAAttattagaaaaataaacacGCGACCCTCATCTCCCACTGTCCACACATGCACTTGCTGAACATTTCACCTCAGATTAAAAAGCTGAGAAAATCACCAGTACCTCTTTCCAGCTTTGTATTCTGCCAGGCTTGTACtaccagcacagctccaagaaACAGAATTAGTCACACAGTTTATGAACTACTAAAATGTGAATGGATGTAATGAGCCAAGAGTGAAGAAACACTGCACTTAGAAACGCACCTGTGCTATTTTACGCATTCTCCTACCATAACTAAAACAGTAGGAAATAGAGTTCAAATCTAAGCAGCCACCTTGCAGTCACTTGGGAGATCTCATCTCTTCAGTGATCACTTCTAGGAGCAGGACAATACTTAGCCTATTCCAACAAATGCTTACTGCAGTGAGAACCACCTTTCCACCTTGACGTTTCACCTTTTTAAAGGGCAGACCAGAGCAGGCGCTCCTAAGCAGTTTTGTCTGCAGATGTTGCCCAGGGTCAGAATCATGAATATTTGTGCATTTCTGCATTACTTGCTTTagaggaagttaaaaaaaaaaaaaaccaacccccccaacaaAGAGTTTTGTGTGTCCTTATACCTGTTTGCTTCTGCATATTTTTTAATTAGCCTGTGAAAAGAGAGTCTAAAGTTTAGCTCTGTCAAAGGTGCTCTACTTTTTCCTCACTATCTTGGCTTCTGTGTAAAAATTTGATCTTATAGATCCAATACAGGGGAACATTGCAAAGAAATTAGCAAGGATTACATCACTGCACACTAATCACACTGATAAATTTCTCATGTGGCATCACAGTTGTTATGAATTACGGCTTGTAACAGCTGTTACTGAAGTATGCAGAAACATGTATCATGATTGTTTGTAGCATTACAATAACAATAGAGACATTTCAACTATCCCTGgcaataatatatatatttgtatatatccAATGTAGAGATAAAAactgaaaatgcaaaaaatTTTCCAAGGTTTCTACAAACAAGGTGGGTGGCTGAAAAATACAGGCTTTCATTTGGTTTACTGGTACATACAATTCTTTAGTAAGTGCTAAGTAGAGCAGGAAGGTAATTTTGCTGTCTCCATCTTGGGAGGTCTGTGTCTGTGGAGCTCAGGATGATCTGGCTGTGCACT is a window of Indicator indicator isolate 239-I01 chromosome 19, UM_Iind_1.1, whole genome shotgun sequence DNA encoding:
- the PDCD5 gene encoding programmed cell death protein 5, producing MADKELEALREQRLAELQSKHADPSGDPSQQEAKQREAEIRNTILAQVLDQAARARLSNLALVKPDKAKAVENYLIQMARFGQLGGKVSEQGLIEILEKVSQQTEKKTTVKFNRRKVLDSDEEDDY